Sequence from the Microplitis demolitor isolate Queensland-Clemson2020A chromosome 2, iyMicDemo2.1a, whole genome shotgun sequence genome:
AATtgatcttaataataattaactttcactTTCATTGTTATATACAATATCGGGAACCATGGGATCAATTAAGTGAGATCActtgtgataataaaattgcTGATATCAAGTGTTGAacacacggaaaaaataacagttaCAAATTTCGGCCGTCTCTCTATTTCAAAACTGGGAAAACTTCGTTATTTCGAAGGCGTGAcagtttcaaataatttttgtccgtgATAGCAAACACGTTTTCAACCTTCAAATTTCTGGtagaaactgtaaaattttatatctataaatgTAAAGACTTGATTGCTAGAAGTAGTCTTAATTATTACCCATATGAAAAAGCTTTATATGtgaaaacatatatgataaaatatatgaatcttataatatgatatattgtacaatatataaaataatattaatatttttgccgtattaatatatgataatatattgaataaaaatatattgctagAATATATTACCAGTATATTTATCAgtatatgacttttttatgtatgttttacatatatattttaatatacctttttttatattgatatattatactgaaagtagtatattaattaatatatggtatttttcgtattttttatatatgttttttagtATATTGCAAAATATATGGTTTCcagtatattgtaaaatatatggcactttttttacttttcgtAGGTTATTGCGTTAGTTATTCAGTAAATGTAAGGTccatgaaaagaaaaaaagtaataaactgGACTTTTTTTGTGGAGTTGtgtagaaattgaaaaagtacattgaaaaaataaaattttaaatatattgcgaaaaatataagttttaatatattggaaaaatataattccaataTACTGCGaaccaaatatttaaacatataaattctttcatatataatcaattatatagaGACCATATACCACTAATTATAtgggtcaaaatatatgaaagtatatatcaagtttattatattttacttataaattatatatatactatccaTATGTGGCAAGAATATATTGAGCATTATAtgagataatatatatggaaaaatacaaaacattatatatgggtaaatatattattataaatatataattcaatatatgtaaaaaacatatatttttcagtatagatatttttgccgctctatatttatcacatattcaccatatattttttatatacttttaacaatatatagctTTTCCATGCGGGTACAGTGCAAATTACAATACTGGTTTTTTATACGAAGGCTTTGTGTTCGCACtgaaaactgtaattttttccgAGCtacacaatttttataaatctcgtttatcaaaaatttactgacgtcgagatctgatgaaaactcgattttttaaaattgtaccgaaaccaataactttccttttattgaaaattttcaatttccatagcgggaagttaaaaaagtaatgtAACAGTAGCTTTTGTAGATGTGtcaagtaaattcaaattttattgacgtttgttgatttttaaaaaattttcgactcaaataaaaataattaaaaataaattacccatAGATTTCCATCTGATCTTCTTCACCAGGATTAATATAATCCACTCCATTTTTAAGCTGCGAAAGCCCATTGCCTCTCGTAcctaaaacagaaaaatattttccattaatatCTTCGAAGCAAAATCTTCTTTTATCCCCAttggcggtaaatttaaaaaattcttacccTCCAACAATTCAGTTTTTTGTTCAACTTGTGTGTCAACATTATCCGTTGGCGTTCGATTATTAAAAGCATTGTATGCATTTCTAGCAAAGCTCAAATTGAGCTTGCTCGGAGTCGCGGGCATTATtactatcaataaattaaactatatatatttatttatatttatatttatatatgtatccTAATAATAAATCCAAGTAAATTGGTAAGCACTTCAGCACAAATATTGTCCGGTTGACACAACCGACTAAACTCAAAGCTTGTCTCTTATCAGCTACTATGGCACATCCAAGGCTCACTCACGTAAATacccatttaaataaacaactaTACCAAAactatgtaaataaataaacaaaaggtCTAGGAAGCGTGAACCCCGTCTGCTACCGACACCGGTGTCCTGCCATCTTTGGTTGTCTCTTCAGAATAATTCGTATCAAAGCTCGCTTTCGTACGGCATCAGGAActgtataaaaactattactattatttctagtattattattatcaatattattaccACTACCAATAACAAACAAAGGACTAGGTTTATACGGCAAATGCTATCGTATTGATGCCGtccaaattttcaatttctcgTGTCAGTCTCCAGGGTCTGTCAATTTGCGCCATCCAATTCGTGGCGTTATCACTGCACGTTCTTCCTCGCTCATACCTCGTGACAATCCAAATTTATATAGTCCACAGACAACGTCAATGTCTATATCTATGTCTGCGtcgaaataatttacaaatccAAATTCAACTTCTTCACCTTTGCCTTCACCCGTTCCAGCAGTTTCGTACACTGGCTCACAGCTTGCCaataattttactgatttaGATCTGCCGACTTTGACTCTACTACCAGACCCTGATCCAGACTCTAATCCTGATCCCAAACCAGATTCAAATGCTGATGCTCTCAATCTTTTATGCTCGCTCCCTTTTTCGTCCTTGTAAAATCGCAAATACATTACGGGTTATATAAATACCGCACTATTACCACACTTATTAgcggatatatatatatatatatatatatttttttttattgtttaattatctGGACACGTCGATTTTGATAAGACATCACCTGACACGttcacaaattaattaatcgattaattaattaaataattactacaaGTTCATACGCagttcagtttttttttcttttaaatcagataaaataaataatgttacgtcacaaaatttaataaaaaatattatatatatagatatatatttattgtttaaattttacgattaaattcACCCTCATCGGGACTTCTAAGTACAGAAAATACCTTGCAATTATTCATACCCAATATTTTATgcatgattataattaattattaaacaaattatgtatatatatattttgataatcacttttttatattatttattatttattgaatttattgatttttattaaatatattttttttttgaatatttaaatgttcacTCCTACGCTGAGTTTCCGATACTGAGTAATAAACCAACAATAACTGATTTAAAAGTATCAGATAATCCGcaggtatatatttatatatatttgaataatactccgaaatgaaaataagtatGAGTATCTTTAAAACGCTGATTCAACTAATTCTgcaaatatgtatatatagatatatatattaagtttaCTCCGAAGAATTGAAGATGGCGGTTACCATGCGCGCgactgtatattttatatttttaaaaaaataatatatttggcaataatttaaatcaaatttataataatgataatttatttttttatcttttatttaattgcccagtaatttatcacaaatgtttaataacaacaaatatttatatttttaatactttggcAACTCGAGACTTGCGCAGTCGGTACCAGGGACGTCGTgacgaaattaaaaatccagagagggaaatacattttttttttcttgataaaaaaatacccGAGGGCTGGAATAATTTACTTTGGTCATTAGAAGGCTAGAGAAACTTTGGTAAAGGGCgcggaatttaaataaagggAAGAagatttttagaaatttaaatattattcaaattcgcGGGGTTCGGAGATTGCGAGTGCCAGTAGTGTGACGGAAGTCGCGCACGCGGTCGATGATTGACGAGTGTTGACGTAGTtttacgattattattatatatataaatctatatacatatatatatgcatacatatacTGAGGGTAAAGTtgtgatatttttatgaatgtaTTTATGAGTGAGAGCACGAGAAGAGGGCCACGAGGAATTATGTTGTACAGATGGTGACTCATTTtcgtcaaatatatatatatatatatatatatatatatatatatatatatatatatatatatatatatatgtatatatttatgtattcatatatttattgttatgttTACATTTACATTATTGGATGTTGATTTGAATGCGTGCGCTTAATTAcatgttagtttttttttcgcgcctaaattaaattttttgcggacaattcaaattaattgctattattattgtcagtatatattacgaaaaaaaataattgactggTAATATAACGATAGCTCGCAAACTATCAAATTGACGtaaaaatgtaatgaataattttttttaggaaatttaattttctacaaatttgtattcatatatttttatcgtatctttgatagattggctttaatttttatttgaagcaTCGACtgtaataaattgtataaaataaatcccataaaaaatttttatctttgaatttaaattatggcTAAACTGTTGCAGATAAgacaaaaatgataagaaattattttgtgggtaattaaattttctacaaaaaaagtcatgaTGACTTTTAACGTAAGTTTGACGGTTTCTAAGATATTATGGTTCGGAGtaaaggattaaaaatttggTCTCTggatatttgttttaattcaattttagttGGTTTTAATCATGATAACTCTTGAACTATTGAGTTAACGAAAAAATATGTAAGGACCTTTTTTCTAGAAAACtttattatctaaaaattagtattgatatatttttaccgtATCTTTGATATTTAAGCTGAAATTTTGGTTTGAAGTGCtcgatatataaatttaaaatttttttctatcaaaaaaaattttagtcaagaaaaattttttggagatcacataaatttttttttcagtaattcaTGAACTATATATTATGctatgtgaaaaataaatattttagtttctcTGAATATTGACAAGTTATTCAAATCTCAATGTTTAGGACAAAGCCAATTTTAGGCATGAATTTGATTGTAATGACTTTTCAATGACGTCAATACTTATTCTATTGAAAGTTGTACGCATTTAGAAAATATGTTATTACCTTAGAGGAAAAATGGTTTAAATCTTTACATATTACATTTGTCGTTTGTggttaaaaatgtaattgcaAATGTACTTTAAGTAAAATGGGTTagtaataaagttaaaatacGTAAAGGAAAAACAAAACGAAGGATTTCACAAGAAAAAGGAACTTTCAGGACTTGTAAATAATGtcttaactatttttaattacaataaatgaattatccGTAGAGATTCAGTAATTGGATTTAATTactagaattaatttttcgatttttttgattaaaattattactgttgtataagtaaaaaataaatcatttattatttcgaataaatatttttcatttcaataaaatgatgatgtattaaattatttaaataaaaataaataataaattttaatttaataaaaaaaaaatgcgaacACTTGACATATTtgttactaataaaaaatattcttgaaggtgatttatttaattatttgtttttatatttcatgCACGCGcggtaattgataaaaaaattgttagatgGTGTAGTCgcgattttataataaagagaGGTCTTATGGGCCAAATAAGCTCTTGGAAAATAGTAAgcaatttttagataatttttttcagtttatttattttattttcttcacgATTGATTTTATggagagtaaaaataaattaaataattttgatgaatTAACACCGAAGTCACCGATAGCGTGATAATTTTTAGCTggagaatataataaatgtatcgAGACTCAACTGGACGGCTTTCAATCCACATTCCCTTCAATCTCAAATACTGTTCGCGCCAGAAAATTCATCcagtctttttatttattataattacctgACTAACATTATTCAGATTATTGTTTCGAGCAGAGATTCATTAAAGTattcgatttaaattattactcgacagtatcatcattttttattttccttcccATTCCACCTGCTCATTCAACTCCATTTCCCATggtcataatatttattaaattatttaaataaaaatataaataaacaatagagtacaaaaaaatatatttaatctcagtaagatattttatatttcgttaGTTAAACGCCACTGATTAAATAaccaacaaatatatatttaattttaaaagtatcaaTCCCAcgattagttatttatttcaatttttaattactccattttttacaaatttaataaataaattaatacgtaatttacaattaaaagcAATCAAGACCTCATTGAGtgtcttatcattttttttaaatttcattttgtatatcaatcctaaaaaattttttttttttaatattagtaaattctcactaaaacaattttttttatcagaaaattataattagatcatgattaaaatttatcactacGATAATTgtgatcaattaattttttatcacacattgtataaatgtatgagtCATATAAGTAGTTATTCGAAATTATGCATACATTgcgttaaatatatatcataaatatatttttgccattgaaaaattaaaattcttaaaaaaaaaattaattcattaattgacATTGCattaaaatcttatcatttaataaataatgacttGTTTATTGATCagagataaaaattacaaaatatttctgtattagtcgttggaaatttttttttttcattgttcgaatggatttttaaaaacttttttttttgtccctGACTATCTTATcttggtattttttaatgagacGAGAATTTATTGAACTCAATTAACTCCTAAAGTgtctattaaaatatttgttcataGAAATAGACAATTATCTTATATTTAAGtccatacataaatatatattttattataaatttgtgtTTGTTCAGAAGATAAGTATCATTATCattcttgaattaaataaatataataaatttgtttaattaaaaaaaaaaaaaaaaaaaaaaaaaaactatttttgtcAAAACTACAACTTTTAgctgtaatttaaaaactgataGACTTATGACAATTTTACAacggaccttttttgtaggaaattaaatttcctacaaaaaattattgaaacatTTTTCTGTAGGATTAATAGTTTAGCCGCTAGatgttaaattacaaatttgatCAATTTTCGACAAAGAGCTAGGgaatttttattccaaaaaatCGGTtgtaactttcaaaaaaacaaatgtacgataattttataagataccttttttgtagagaattaaatttcacaaaaattattatcaacaaatttttttgtaaaactaattttttagctGTAGTATTAAAAAGAAAGTTTGAAACTAATAACTATAATTTCATAATAGCAgttttcattttcataaaataatttaaataattgctcattatcaaataaaaaaaaaaagtacactCACCATCCATGAGATCCATAATtaagtcaataaattaataaacaaaaaaatttcactaataaaCTATCAACAATTAACACAAGGCAAAAGtttaaatcaagatttaaaattcactACAAGTCTTAGTAAATAACACagatgtaaattatttattaaatataataaacaattagtAACTCAAaacagataaaatatttatttccctGGCGTTACGGAATCGGCATATTATAAGAATATTATTGCCGAAAATCCGTTCGCCATAGTGGAAATCACATGCAAAGTAAAATAACTTGAAACGTGCTACACGATAATACATCAAGTGTCGGCACGCAACTGATTGAAATTTTACGGAGACCCTatacttgtaaataaaatgtatacttACAAACTACTAAAGtttacttatattatatatattatacattatatcatatattacAACACTTACTTATATTTACACTTACTGTAAAACTCCActaattgtaatatatatatatatatatatatatgtatatatatatatatatatatatatatatatatatatatatatatatatatatatactacaaTTAGTGgagtttttaagttttatctttaagtaaatatacataaattttttttctattatatttggtaattttataatttttgtaaatatatatgtacatgtgtatatacatatatatatatatacatatatatatatatttcagtaTCACAGTCTTATCtctattaaaattctttaaaaccTTTAATAtcttaatcaattttaatttttagaagaGAGAGTAagaaatgatatatatatatatatattaaatttaatgagctAGAGGCAAAATCCAGTTATGTACTTTGGTGAAAGTTGATAAAActgcatattattattattttgatttttttttttttttttttttttttttttgtaaatttcatttatcaatttatatgagaagaaataaatatgaatatataaggAATAGTGAAGCAAAATGAGACacatgatatttttgataaaataaattaaatattgatattcaaGTTCTAGAtgatataatatttacaattttgaaaattgtataaagaaaaaagaaattttttttatgagctagggtctatagtaatttttgtccactattttttttttaaacctttaAATGGAAACCGAAAAAAAGGATCGATGCGTAAATCTTTAAtctagcaaattttttttttttttgtaaatttgtttaagagaaaaatttggaCAGTTTTAATTTACTGTGCAAGTGCAACAAGGGATGTACCGATCGTCGACTTGAGTGTGATAGAGAAAAGTGCAGACTCttcttatgattattttaccCTCAAGTGAGCAGTTGatgatttttaatcaaatttcttagatacaatacaaaaaaaaatttttttggtaaatattttgaaatggTCGCAATATCTGAGGACCAATTCACACCAGTTTTTTCACAGCCTGtagacaattatttaaaaaaaagttctctcATTTTCCTTGACACAAACAACAAACATATTTTTGCACAAGAAATTCAACTCacgtcaataaatttaagatctgatttttttctaagtattttttttttaaatcttgaaattttttgtaaaatcgaACATCAAAAATTTGTCTACTAGTTACGATCTAcagaaagtaatttaaaaaaaaaaattttaacgacattttttaaaataattttgttattttattgataaaaatataatcatacaatttttaattgtaagcagcaaaaaaaaaataataaaataaatagatatataatattttagttaaataatgtttttttgtagtattaaattattaattatttaaaaaaaaatttataattattaaaacaattattattttttataattattcttatctacaaattttatttattttgttagttCATTTTGCAGataaattaacttatataaaaataaaaaaaaaactaattgcttaatatttttgctaattattttacatacataatttctaatgaaaagtattaaaaaaaaaaaatttattactataaaaagttttattttcaatttttgattaaaatttttttctctttcatccttaaaaatgacaacagtgttcaatataataaaatctataaaaacgtaatttaaaaaaaaactttagtatttttcccgccaaaaatATTGGTTCATTATTTTcctcataattaaattcaactttCTGCCTAAAATATTGAGTTTACACAAAAACCcaaagaaacattttttgtagacaattaaattttctataaaaaagtattcattaatttttgctcTATCTCTAATATTTTAGCtgtaaaaacataaatttcaaaactaaaataaaaaaatttttacgggtgcaaaaaaaaattctaaatttcaaattaaaaatctttttttttagttttgtcaACGAGAACATTGTCATGATAACTAATCTCTTGTCCAGCAACTGCTGGATGTAAGTAATGAGGCTCGAcatctattttttctttaacatcTGAATCGAGAACTATCGAATGATGGGGACCAATATGATGATTATTGTGATGATGATCCTCAGTATCAGTATCGGAATCGGAATCGGCATCGGTGTCATGAGTTGCTTCAGTTTCTTCAGATTCCGTATGGTTTTCTTCAACGTCTATTTTCTGATGATGATGTTTGTGATGTTCATCTTGcccgtattttttaattaactcgcGCAATGTTTCCAAGTTCATGTTATCTTCTAATTTCGAAAATAGTTCTTTAGCATTCGTCTCATCGAGTTTTTTAGATTCTTTAAGATGTTTAAAGTACTGAATAAATCTTTCGTTGGCTTCGATCCCATCTTTAGTGACATTCTTAGACGAATTTAAGTTGgggtttaataataaatctggTGTCTCATGGACGTGATTAACGTTGTCGTCGATACTGTCATCTGTCAAAGTGTGCAGTAGTGTATTATAATCGGGCTTTATTTTCGATGTTTCCATGCATGAACTACATGAACAATTCGTAattatttgaactttttttagcATCGTCGTTGGATTGTTATCCTCGTCTTTGCAGTCCAGTGTTACCTAtcgacaataaatttatttatttttgaatttttgaggTAATTTCCTCTAatatgagtacccacatcaccatgtttaagaaaaaaatttttttttttattaaaatttctattattaataataaactaattggttCGGCATATTTGGTGGCAtagtataatttttgagaCGATTTTCGGTTGTTTGAAtacccacatcaatatatttgtaaaccaaaaaaaatcagtcgaaatcattaaaaaaaaaaaaattttctttttgttgcTCATTTTTTCGAAATGATAATGTGGTCTTATAGTAGACGTTGGGAggagtaaaatgagtacccacatcaatatattCAAACCGGAAGTAAttaagttacaaataattaattttttaaataattaaattaattaatgaacatatttttataatatattgttgtGGGTACTGATTTTACGCGTAATAACACCCAGAAGTCTAACATTACAATCCTGttggtcaaaaaaattttcgctgatcgaaaattaaaaattaatgatttataaacaattaattaattaaaaaaaataagtgaacaACTTTATCGTAATATAacgttgtgggtactcattttacgcaGAATCGCATCAGCTTGAATGCCATCAaggtcatttttttgtaaaaaattatctagcCATAAAAAGtagttaaatatatgtaataattatctataGATAAGTTTTATTCGGACTTACAGTATGCCAAACACTGTCGAGTGGTTGACATGAGTCACAATAAGGTCTGATCAAGTCCCCAGGAGCCGAGGGTTCACTGTGAGGTACCATATAAGAAAAACAAGCT
This genomic interval carries:
- the LOC103576953 gene encoding uncharacterized protein LOC103576953 isoform X2, which produces MTSIPSIRAIVAIVVLNLTLLQAHREHKVHNIVLYPDKHSWCKTTPIKQVVTWPQCSSQELDNNVCVGACFSYMVPHSEPSAPGDLIRPYCDSCQPLDSVWHTVTLDCKDEDNNPTTMLKKVQIITNCSCSSCMETSKIKPDYNTLLHTLTDDSIDDNVNHVHETPDLLLNPNLNSSKNVTKDGIEANERFIQYFKHLKESKKLDETNAKELFSKLEDNMNLETLRELIKKYGQDEHHKHHHQKIDVEENHTESEETEATHDTDADSDSDTDTEDHHHNNHHIGPHHSIVLDSDVKEKIDVEPHYLHPAVAGQEISYHDNVLVDKTKKKDF
- the LOC103576953 gene encoding uncharacterized protein LOC103576953 isoform X1; protein product: MANEMTSIPSIRAIVAIVVLNLTLLQAHREHKVHNIVLYPDKHSWCKTTPIKQVVTWPQCSSQELDNNVCVGACFSYMVPHSEPSAPGDLIRPYCDSCQPLDSVWHTVTLDCKDEDNNPTTMLKKVQIITNCSCSSCMETSKIKPDYNTLLHTLTDDSIDDNVNHVHETPDLLLNPNLNSSKNVTKDGIEANERFIQYFKHLKESKKLDETNAKELFSKLEDNMNLETLRELIKKYGQDEHHKHHHQKIDVEENHTESEETEATHDTDADSDSDTDTEDHHHNNHHIGPHHSIVLDSDVKEKIDVEPHYLHPAVAGQEISYHDNVLVDKTKKKDF